A window of Acidimicrobiales bacterium genomic DNA:
TCTGGTACAGCTCACCGTCGTTGCACAACCGCACGGCGAAGGTGAAGGTGCCGGGGGTGGTGGCCGCCCCGCTCCAGGTGTCGTCGGCGTAGGCCAGGCCGGGGGGCAGGGCGCCCACCACCGGCGTGTCGAAGGTGTCGGCCGTGGGCTGCGACAGATCGCGGGGCATGGCCGAGCGGGGGGCGCCGGGGACGAAGGGGATCTCGTAGAGCCCGATGGGGACCGGGACCTCACCGACGTGGATGGTTTGGTCGTCCCGGAGGGGCTGACCGAGGGCCGGGGCGTCGGCCAAGGGGTCGTCGCAGTCGATGCCCACCTCAGGGGCGGCCACGTCCGCGGTGGCGGAGGAGTTCGGGCCCAGGTCGTAGTCGGCGCCGTCGAGGACCCGGAGGCCGATGGTGCCGGGCCCCGGCGCCCCGACGAAGTCGAGGATGACCGGGACCTGATCCCGGCCGACCGGGAAGGTCACCGAGGTGGGCGGGTCCTCGACCTCTCCGGCCAGGGTCCCGATGACCTCCACCGTCACCGTCAGCTCGGACAGCAGGGGGCCGGTCCGGGCGAGGAGGCCACCCGAGGGGTCGGGGATCGGGCGCACCACGTCGTCGCAGTCCCGGTACAGGTGCGTCGAGGACGGGAGGAAGATGGCGATGTCGACCACGACGGGCTCGGGCGGCGGCGGGGCCCCCGCACCGGCCGGCGGACCGGCCAGCCCGGTGGCGAGCAGCGCCAGCACCCCGACGAGGGCGGCAAGGGGGCGACGAGAGGCAGGCGGCGTCATCGCAGCAGTCTGACATGTGCTGCCGGCACGTGCTGGCCGAGGCGTCAGCCGGTGAAGCGAGCCGTGGTGACCGGGGTGGGCCGACGCCGCCGTCGCAGCCGCCGCGGCGGGGAGGGGCAGGTCAGGGGGTGAGCACCTTGGTGCAGAAGGACACGACGGCGGCGGTGACGGTCGGGCCGTCGTGGTCGAGGGTGACGACGTGGAAGCTGTCGGGGGCGGTGACCCGCTCGACCGGGCCGGTGACCGCGGCGGCCAGGACGTCGCCGTTGGCCGGGTCCACCACGTGGTCCTGCGGGCTGGTCACGATCAGCACCGGGCAGGAGATGCGGCCCAGCCGGCCCTCGAGGTCGGCGGCGGCGTCGAAGGCGGTGAGCAGGGGGCGCAGGGGCGTCTCCGGGTAGGCCGACTCGACCACGCCCTCCTTGGCGATGTCGGAGGCGATGGCCGGCATGACCTCCATCCCCGAGGCCAGCATCTCCTCGAGGGCCTCCCGCATGCCGTCGGGCGGGGAGACGATGGCGTTCAGGCAGGCGATCCCGGCGATCTCCGGGTGCTCGGAGGCCAGCCAGGCGGTGAGGGCCCCGCCCATGGACAGCCCCACCACGGCGACGGCCCGGCACCGCCCGTCCAACTCGGCGTAGGCCGCCTCGGCGGCAGCCAGCCAGTCGGTGAAGGCGGTGGGGACCAGGTCCTCGACCGCGGTGCCGTGGCCGGGCAGGAGGGGCAGCTCGACGGTGAAGCCCTCGGCGGCCAGCGCGTCGGCCACCGGGCGCATGGACAGGGGGTTGCTGGTGTAGCCGTGGAGGACCAGGACGCCCCGGTCGTCGCCGGCGGCCCGGAACGGGCCGGCGCCTGGGATGATCGGTGCCGTCACGGGGCCTCCTCGGGTCCACGGCCCCCTGCCCTGGACGGGCCGATGATGGCACCCCCACTCCCCGGCGGCCCACCCGGTCCACCCCGGGCCTGGCCGGCGGCCGGGCCCGGAGGGTTGACCGGAGGGTCAGGCTCTGGTGTCCTTGCCGCCCGTGACCGCCGCCACCTCCCGCCGCACCCGTCCCGCCGGCGGCGGCCCTCCCACTCCCGGGGCCCGCGGTGCCTGAGGCCCGCCAGCTGACCACCCAGGGCCGCGAGCGCAAGGTGCAGCTCATCGACGCCGCCGCCGAGCTGTTCGCCGTCCGGGGCTACGACGAGACCCGCATCGTCGACATCGTCGAGCGGGCCGGTGTGGCCAAGGGCCTCTTCTACTGGTACTTCGAGAACAAGGAGGCCCTGTTCCGGGAGTTGGTGGAGGAGAACCGCCTCCGCCTGCGGCGGGCCCAGGCCGAGGCCATCGATCCCGGGGCCGAGCCCCTGCTGCGCATCCGCCAGGGGGCGGCGGCGTCGGTCACCTACATGTCGACCCACGCCCACTTCTTCTCGCTGATCGAGGTGGAGAGCCTCGACAAGCAGTTCACCGACGTGCTCCGCCAGGGCACCGAGGTCCATGCCGCCGATGTGGCCACCCTGGTGTCCCTGGGCATCGCCGATGGCACCATCCGCGACGAGGACCCGCTGCTCCTGGCCTACGGGGTGGTCGGCGCCGTCGGCTACTACGGCCACTTCCACCGCACCGGCCGGGTCAGCGTGCCCACCGGGGAGCTGGCCGCCTTCGTGGGCCGCTTCGTGGTGTGCTCGCTGGCCGCCGACGAGGAGATCGCCCGCCGCGTGCTGGCCGTTCCCCTGCGGCCGGCCTGAGCCCGGGCGCGGCGGTGGCGGGGCCGTGGCCCCGCCACCGGTGGGCGACTCGAGCGGCCGCCCCGTCAGTCAGTCGGTCATGGCCTTGATCTTGCCGGCGATCTCGGCCTGCACCGGGTCGACGGCGCCGGACTGCATGGCCATGAGCTTGGTCATGTCGCCGGTCACCTGGATCTGGCCCGACATGAAGGCCTGCATCCCGGCCTGCGGGTTGCCGTCGACGAGGATGGCCTTGGCCGTCTCGTAGGGCAGGGTGACGGTCAGCTGGGGGTCCTCGATGTGGGCGAGGTCCATCTCCATCTCGCCACCGGTGGAGTCCATGTGGGCGTTGACCACGCCGCCGTCCCCCACGCCGTCGGGGCACTCCTTGATGACCAGGTTCATCTTGACCTGGTGGGGCGAGTCCCCGGACTTGCCCCGGTACTCCTCGCGGATGGCCTTGGCCCCATCGAGCCACTCCTCACTCAGGAACTGCGCCACGGGTTCTCCTCCGGTGGGTTGCGGAGCCCGGACGTTACCCGCGGGCCGGCTGTGGCCGGGACCGGTCGCTGCACGCGCCGTGCGAGCACCCGGGGGCAGCCCGCCGCCCGGCGACCACGGAACGGCGTGACAGATCATTCGACACCACTCTCTGTGCATTTTCTCGGTCTATTCCATGATGTTCACTTATTTTCTGATGTTCGCCGGTGGCCTCGTTCTTGACACCCTGGTGGGGCGATGCGACGGTCGGCCCCGGGGAGGGCCAGATGCCGCACGCGCCACACACCGAGACGGAGCCATGACCACCACCACGCCACCGCCCCGGAGCGGCCGCCGGGTCGCCGGCCTGGCCGGGGGGCTGCTCCTGGTGGGCGCCGTCCTGGCCGGGGCCGCCCTCGGACCCGCCGAGGCCGCACCCGTCGAGGTGCCCGCCGTCCCGGCCGCCGAGCCCTGCGCCGTCACCGCCACCCTGGTCAACCCGTGCCGGCCCTGGTTGGGCGTCGTCGCCGACCACTACCCCGACGTCGGCCGGTCGATGCGGGCCCAGTACGAGGGCCACGAGCGCCGCATCGGGCGCCAGGTCGACGTCGTGCACTGGTACCACGCCGCCGGGAACGTCCGGCTCTCGGCCGACGAGCGCCACGTGGCCGAGCGGGGCTCGATCCTCTACCTGAACTGGAAGCCGGCCAACCGGTGGGCCGACGCCACCGGTGGCAACGCCTCGATCGACGCCCAGATCGACACCATGGCCAGCCAGGTCCGGGCCCTGGGCTCGGCCCGCATCATGCTCTCGCTCTTCGGCGAGCCCGAGCGCTTCGCCACGCCCGGCACCTCGGCCTGCCCGGGGCTGAAGGGCAGCGCCGGGTCGCCGGCCGACTACCGGGCCATGTGGGCCCACGTCCAGGACCGCTTCGCCGCCGCCGGCGTGACCAACGTGGTGTGGGTCATGAACTACCTGGGCTACGTGGGCTGGGACTGCCTGTTCCCCGAGCTGTGGCCCGGCAACGACCGGGTCGACTGGGTCATGTGGGACCCGTACTTCGGGCCCGGCCGGCGCTGGGAGCCCGAGGTGGGGTACTTCTACGACGCCCTGGAGGCCAAGGCCGACGCCCAGCACGCCTACACCTCCAAGCCCTGGGGCCTGGCCGAGTGGGGCTCCTGGCGGAACGCCCCCCAGGCCGAGGCGTACCGCGTCTACGACGACGCCCGGGCCACCCTCGACTCGGGGCGCTTCCCCCGGCTCAAGCTCTACGAGGCCTACGACACCACCAACGGCAGCTACGACATCCGCGTCGGCTACACCGGCACCGGCGTGGCCGACCCCACCGAGCAGGCCCGCTACAACGCCTTCGCCCACCACCCGGCGTTCTCGGACCCCACGGGGCCGACCGATCCCCCCGACCCGCCCCCGCCGCCGCCTCCACCCCCGCCGCCCACCGACCACCTGGCCGCCTGCGACACCGGCGTCGAGACCGGGATCTCGTGCTTCGCCGGCATCTACAGCGGCTCGGTGCGCCCCACCCTCCAGGCCGGCGGCCAGGCCGGGGCCCGCAGCGTCCAGGTGGCCAACACCTCGGGGGCCACGGGCACCCTGGGCCTCAACGTGAAGCCCACGCCCGTCGCCGCCACCGTCACCGGCCGCACCTACACCGGCGCCGTCTGGGTCCGGGCCAGCCGGATCGGCCTGCCCGTCACGTTGATCCTGCGGGAGCGGCGGCCGGCCACCGGCGCCGCCCCGGCCAACGGCTTCAGGACGGTGACCTGGACGGCCACCGACACCGACTGGCACCAGATCACCGGCACCTACGTGGCCAAGGAGGCGGGCAACCAGCTCACCTACTCGGTGTACGCCTCGCTCAGGCCGGCCGAGTGGTTCCGGGCCGACACCTTCGCCCTCACCAGCGAGCCCCCGGGCTGACCGGACGGGCCACCCGCCCGGTCAGCCCGGTCAGCCCGTCACCCCAGCTCCGGGGCCGCGGAGGGCACGGGCACGCCGGCCAGCTCGGCCCCCACCACATCGGCCTCGCCCGGCACCTCGCCGGCCGGGTGGGCGGTGCGGGAGCTGCGCCGCACCCCGGCCGCGGCCACGATGCAGGCCAGCGCCAGCACGGCGCCGGCCAGGTAGCCGGCCGGGTAGCTGTCGGCCAGGCCCACGGTGGCCTCCCGGGCCTGCTGCACGGCCTGCATGAGCTGGATCCCGAAGGTCACGCCGACCTGCACGACCATCTGCTGGGCGGCGCCGGCCACCCCCAGGTCGGCCTCGTCCACGGCGTGGGCCACGGTCGAGGCCATGGCCGGGTTGGACACGCCCATGGCCACACCGGCCAGGGCCAGGCCGCCGACGATGACCAGCGCCGGCGTGCCGGTCCCGATGGTCGACATCCACACCATGGACGCGGCGATGGCGGCGGCGCCGGCCACGCCGGCCAGGCGCTCGCCCAACCGGCCCACCACCAGGGCGGCCAGCGGGCCGGCGATGGCGAAGCTGAGGGGCCGGGCCGTCGACACCAGGCCGGTGCGGGTCTCGGAGTAGCCCAGCACGTTCTGCATGAGCAGCGGGGTGAGCACGAAGCTGCCCATGTAGGTGGCGTTCATCAGGCCCAGCATGAGGATGGGCAGGGCGAAGTTGCGGCGCCGCAGGTACCGGGTGGGCAGGAACGGGTGCGGGGCCCGGGACTCCTGGGCCAGGAAGCCCACGGCGGCCAGGGGGGACAGGAGGAAGCCGCCCACCACCAGCGCGTCGGACCACCCCCGCCGGGGGGCCAGGTTGAGCGCCACCAGCACCGGCGTGACCGCCAGGGCCAGCAGGACGGCCCCGGGCCAGTCGAAGCGGCCACTCTCGGTCCGGCGGGGCGTCTCGGGCAGGACCCGGGCGGCCACGGCCAGGGCGACCAGGGTGAGGGGCACCTGGCCGGCGAACAGGGCCCGCCACCCGAAGGCAGAGACCAGGGGGCCGCCGATCACCACCCCGACGACGGGGCCCCCGGCGGCCACCATCGACCACCACCCCAGGGCCCGGACCCGCTGGGAGCGCGGGAACACCAGGGAGATGAGGGCGAAGGAGGCGGGCCCGGTGGCGGCCCCCTGGGCCGCGGCCAGGACCCGGAAGGCGATGAGCGACCCGGCGTCCCAGGCCACGGCGCTGGCCGCGGCGCTGACCGTGGCCCCCAGCAGGCCGAGCAGGAACACCCGCCGCTGCCCCCACAGGTCGCCGAGCTTGCCCACCGCCGGGCCGATGATGCCGAAGGCCAGGATGGGCCCGCTGACCACCCAGGTCAGGGTGCTCTGGCGCGAGCCCAGGTCCTCCGCGATCCGGGGGATGGACACGGCCAGGATGGTGATCGTCACGTTGACGGTGAACAGGCCGAGCAGGAGGGTGACGAGGATGGCCCGCGGCGACCGATCGGTGCGCAGGGCGGCCACGTCGTCGCCGGCCGGCGCCGGCCCCGGGGCGGCCCCCGCCTCGTCGTCGACCATGGGGCGGCACCCTACTTGACCAGCCGGTCAAGTCCTCCTCGGTTGCCCGCCCGCGGCGCCGGCCACCGGGCGCCCGGCCCGCCTCGATCAGTCGAGGAGGATGTCGACCTCGGCGCCCCGGCGGACGCGCTCCCCGGCGGCGGGGCTGGTGCCGGCCGGGGTGCCGGCCGCCGGGCCCCGGGCCTCGCCGGGGGCCAGCCCCTCGGCCTCCAGCAGGGCCACCGCGTCGGGCAGTGAACCGGCCCCGCTGACATCGGGCACCGTCACCAGGTCCGGACCCTGGGACACGACCACCACCACCTCGCCCCCGCGCTCCACCTGCGTCCCCGGCCCGGGATCGAGCGAGATGACCAGCCCGGCGGCCACGTCGTCGCTGAAGGCCTCCTCGGCCACCGGCGCCAGGCCCAGTGCCTCCAGGGCGGCGACCGCGTCGTCCCGGGCCGCTCCCACCAGGCCGTCCGGGACGGCCCGGGGCTCGGGGCCCTGGGAGACCACCAGGCCCACCTCGGTCCCCCGCTCCAGGCGCTCCGGCAGGCCGCCCTCGACCTCGACCACCTGACCGGCCGGCACCTCCTCGTCGAAGCGGGGCGTGACGGCGGGGACCAGGCCGGCCCGCACCAGCCGGGCCTCGGCCTCGGCCCGGGGCAGGCCCCGAGCCAGGTCGGGCCGGTCCACCAGCGTGGGCCCGGCCGAGACCACCAGCGTGACCGCCTCGCCCTCCTCCACCTCGGTGCCCGGCGCCGGCCGGGTGCCCAGCACCTCGCCGGCCGCGGTCCCGTCGCGGCGCTCGTGGTCGACGGCGACCCGGTACCCGAGCTGGGTGAGGGCGGAGCGGGCCGCGGCCTCGGTCGACCCGGCCACGGTGGGGAGGCGGTGGGTGGGGGCGCTGGCGGTGAGGTCGGCCACCAGCAGCCCGGCGGCCACGCCGGCGCCGGCCAGCAGCAGCACGGCCAGGACCGTCCACGGCCACCGGCGGCGACGACGACCGGTGGGCGAGCGGGGGTCCCACGGCTCGCCGTCGTCCCCCCCGTCGTCGGCGGCGGCGTACCCGTCGGCCCCCCCGGAGCGGATGGTGGGCTCTCCCGCCCCGGACGGGGCCCGGGCCCACGCCGGGTCGACCACGGTGTGGTCCTCGCCCACGGGCTCGGAGGCCGGCGGGTCGCTGGGGGCGACGTCCGGGGAGGAGGGCCAGACCGTCCCTGCTCCGGGGCCGGCCACCGGCCGCCACGTGGCCTCCAGGGCGGTCAGGTCGACCTCGCCCTCGTCCCCGGCGGGGCGGGGGCCGGGGCCGGCATCGCTCCCGGCGGCGAGGGGCGGGCCGCCCCCGGCCGGGGAGGGACCGGCCACGAAGGCCGGGACCTCCAGGTCGTCGGGTGGGAGCCGGTCCCCCACCAGGGTGGTGGGGTCGCGGTCGGGGGCCAGGTCGACCTCCACCGCCCCGGCCAGGGGCAGCGGTGCCGGCCGGGGCAGCGCGGGGGCCACCCGGGCCAGGGCCACGGCCAGGCCCCGGGCGTCGAGGCGGTCGTCGGGGTCGGGCGTGCCGGCGGCCTCCACCGGCCCGCCCAGCGGGCCCAGTCCGTCGGGGGCCACCAGGGGCCGGCCCACCCGGGCCATGAGCGTGCCCAGGGTGGTGTCGGAGGCGAAGGGCACCTGGCCGGTGACCGCCTCCACCACCACCAGGGCCAGCGAGTACACGTCGGCCCGGCCGCTCAGGGCCAGGCCCTGGGCCTGCTCGGGGGAGGCGTAGCGGGCGGTGCCCACCACCGCGCCCTGGGGCTCGGTCCAGGCCGCCTCGGCCAGGGCCCGGGCCAGCCCGAAGTCGGCGATGCGCAGGCGGCCGTCGTCGTCGAAGAGCAGGTTGGCCGGCTTGATGTCCCGGTGGACGAAGCCCCGCCGGTGGGCGTAGTCGAGGCCCCGCGCCGCCTGCAGGCCGACCACCAGCGCCTGGGAGGGGGTGAGGCGGTGGCCCCGGTCGAGCACGGCCCGGAGGCTGCCGCCCCCCAGGTACTCGGTGACGATCCAGGGCACGCCGTCGTCGTCCTGGCCCCAGTCGTAGGCGGCCATGACGTGCGGGTGGTTCAGGGCCGCGGCGGCCTGGGCCTCGGCCCGGAACCGGCGCAGGAAGTCCTGGTCCTCGGCCAGGGCGTCGTGCAGGACCTTGACCGCCACCGAGCGGCGCAGGCGCACGTCGTCGGCCAGGAACACCTGGGCCGACGCCCCCCGCCCGATCGGGGCCCGCAGCCGGTAGCGGCCGCCCAGCACCCGACCGATCTGCTCGGCCATGCGCGAGGTCGCCACCCCCGGGATAGTACGGCGCCAGCACCGCCGGCCCGGTGAGGGGGGCGGGCGGCCGTCCGGCGGGCCCGTCCGATGTCCCCCCCGGACCGGGACGCTGGCACGATGGGAGGCCATGGTCGATCCGCCGTCCCCCGACGAGCCGGGCCCCGGCGTC
This region includes:
- a CDS encoding SCP2 sterol-binding domain-containing protein, encoding MAQFLSEEWLDGAKAIREEYRGKSGDSPHQVKMNLVIKECPDGVGDGGVVNAHMDSTGGEMEMDLAHIEDPQLTVTLPYETAKAILVDGNPQAGMQAFMSGQIQVTGDMTKLMAMQSGAVDPVQAEIAGKIKAMTD
- a CDS encoding alpha/beta fold hydrolase, producing the protein MTAPIIPGAGPFRAAGDDRGVLVLHGYTSNPLSMRPVADALAAEGFTVELPLLPGHGTAVEDLVPTAFTDWLAAAEAAYAELDGRCRAVAVVGLSMGGALTAWLASEHPEIAGIACLNAIVSPPDGMREALEEMLASGMEVMPAIASDIAKEGVVESAYPETPLRPLLTAFDAAADLEGRLGRISCPVLIVTSPQDHVVDPANGDVLAAAVTGPVERVTAPDSFHVVTLDHDGPTVTAAVVSFCTKVLTP
- a CDS encoding PASTA domain-containing protein encodes the protein MATSRMAEQIGRVLGGRYRLRAPIGRGASAQVFLADDVRLRRSVAVKVLHDALAEDQDFLRRFRAEAQAAAALNHPHVMAAYDWGQDDDGVPWIVTEYLGGGSLRAVLDRGHRLTPSQALVVGLQAARGLDYAHRRGFVHRDIKPANLLFDDDGRLRIADFGLARALAEAAWTEPQGAVVGTARYASPEQAQGLALSGRADVYSLALVVVEAVTGQVPFASDTTLGTLMARVGRPLVAPDGLGPLGGPVEAAGTPDPDDRLDARGLAVALARVAPALPRPAPLPLAGAVEVDLAPDRDPTTLVGDRLPPDDLEVPAFVAGPSPAGGGPPLAAGSDAGPGPRPAGDEGEVDLTALEATWRPVAGPGAGTVWPSSPDVAPSDPPASEPVGEDHTVVDPAWARAPSGAGEPTIRSGGADGYAAADDGGDDGEPWDPRSPTGRRRRRWPWTVLAVLLLAGAGVAAGLLVADLTASAPTHRLPTVAGSTEAAARSALTQLGYRVAVDHERRDGTAAGEVLGTRPAPGTEVEEGEAVTLVVSAGPTLVDRPDLARGLPRAEAEARLVRAGLVPAVTPRFDEEVPAGQVVEVEGGLPERLERGTEVGLVVSQGPEPRAVPDGLVGAARDDAVAALEALGLAPVAEEAFSDDVAAGLVISLDPGPGTQVERGGEVVVVVSQGPDLVTVPDVSGAGSLPDAVALLEAEGLAPGEARGPAAGTPAGTSPAAGERVRRGAEVDILLD
- a CDS encoding MFS transporter, whose product is MVDDEAGAAPGPAPAGDDVAALRTDRSPRAILVTLLLGLFTVNVTITILAVSIPRIAEDLGSRQSTLTWVVSGPILAFGIIGPAVGKLGDLWGQRRVFLLGLLGATVSAAASAVAWDAGSLIAFRVLAAAQGAATGPASFALISLVFPRSQRVRALGWWSMVAAGGPVVGVVIGGPLVSAFGWRALFAGQVPLTLVALAVAARVLPETPRRTESGRFDWPGAVLLALAVTPVLVALNLAPRRGWSDALVVGGFLLSPLAAVGFLAQESRAPHPFLPTRYLRRRNFALPILMLGLMNATYMGSFVLTPLLMQNVLGYSETRTGLVSTARPLSFAIAGPLAALVVGRLGERLAGVAGAAAIAASMVWMSTIGTGTPALVIVGGLALAGVAMGVSNPAMASTVAHAVDEADLGVAGAAQQMVVQVGVTFGIQLMQAVQQAREATVGLADSYPAGYLAGAVLALACIVAAAGVRRSSRTAHPAGEVPGEADVVGAELAGVPVPSAAPELG
- a CDS encoding TetR/AcrR family transcriptional regulator; the encoded protein is MPEARQLTTQGRERKVQLIDAAAELFAVRGYDETRIVDIVERAGVAKGLFYWYFENKEALFRELVEENRLRLRRAQAEAIDPGAEPLLRIRQGAAASVTYMSTHAHFFSLIEVESLDKQFTDVLRQGTEVHAADVATLVSLGIADGTIRDEDPLLLAYGVVGAVGYYGHFHRTGRVSVPTGELAAFVGRFVVCSLAADEEIARRVLAVPLRPA